A genomic window from Lycium barbarum isolate Lr01 chromosome 4, ASM1917538v2, whole genome shotgun sequence includes:
- the LOC132636158 gene encoding topless-related protein 1-like isoform X3, protein MSLSKDLIFLILQFCNEENLTKTAHMLGQETGLFFDIEHFEALVLSGNWDETENYISSFTGVNDNKYSLKMYFEIRKQKFLETLDRQDHRTALDILWKDLKVFAESNEELYREMAQLLTLDDFREYAPLALYGDIICARKRMMKELKVVIESSPQFQGRVKFPELDKARLRRLINQRYLNWQHIQCENPQPEPEIKTLFRDHKCPKPEDQSVKLSEQRPRPSKTIPVAKLAFPQMFSNSSIVTDDMGSATTSKAVQDSGNLYDVSSRGDMNKKVLSTTVAGQNQDASSDLSDDFPNVVARVLNIDHSPTTMDFHPIQQTLLLVGDSFGGIELWNVSSRNCMIWKVKAASYAFLESITEDLHISVNRILWSSDGCFFGVAYSKSIVQLYYYHNNNNHAEKYLEFEAHSGSVNDLAFSKPDNQLFVITCGEDKLVKVWSTVTGAIQYTFEGHGAPVYSLCAHQKEDIHFIFSTSTNGEIKAWLFENSGRPRVSYEAPGHCCMRMLYSADGKRLFSCGTNKDGDSHIVEWDETEGYIARTYLGLSRFSLGVVQFDISSNKYVAAGDSHVIKVWNVNDPQLLTAVDIGGDLPASPYIRFSKQGSLLAVFVDHSRIKILANYCGCFLLQASLDASRYLSDSIRKEKTVDNLASMQPHKILGNQSITKVIQVSQCQSLRLPSDVRKYRVWRLMYTHAGNTLLALVADGIHLLWKWSKSGSNLTGQATTKCTPQLWQPRSGVLLTNSLPRSDAGAISPCVALTKNDSYAISASGGAVSIFNITMFKKMKSMMPPIPAATCITCHPSDNNVIAIGMDDSTINVYSVRLDMVTNMLKGHSKRITGLSFSNIRNVLVSSGADSQIVAWDSTNWERKRSTMLQISPDWLPTELSETFIQFHRDEKHFLVVHETQIAIYETTKLECVKQWIIKNLCARISHATFSCDNQWIYVVMKDGVVLILSASDLSPKYEIDPSTFLPSDFSSYVFPLVVAAHPKNPNQFALGLNDGGVVVVEPPESDGRWLTPPQDDDNNDYTK, encoded by the exons GCAAGATCATAGAACTGCTCTAGACATCCTATGGAAAGATCTTAAAGTGTTTGCCGAGTCAAATGAAGAGCTTTATAGAGAGATGGCTCAGCTTCTTACATTGGATGACTTCAG AGAATATGCTCCTCTTGCTCTTTATGGAGACATAATATGTGCTAGGAAACGCATGATGAAGGAACTTAAGGTTGTCATTGAATCAAGCCCCCAGTTTCAGGGGAGAGTCAAATTTCCAGAATTAGACAAAGCAAGATTGCGCCGTCTAATTAATCAAAGGTA CTTGAACTGGCAGCATATTCAGTGTGAAAATCCTCAGCCAGAACCAGAGATCAAAACACTCTTCAGAGATCATAAGTGTCCCAAACCTGAAGATCAATCGGTTAAGCTTTCTGAGCAAAGGCCAAGG CCTAGCAAAACCATACCGGTTGCAAAACTAGCTTTTCCACAAATGTTCTCTAATTCTTCCATTGTAACGGATGACATGGGTTCTG CTACGACTTCGAAGGCCGTTCAGGATTCTGGTAATTTATATGATGTAAGCTCTCGAGGGGATATGAATAAG AAGGTGTTATCCACAACTGTTGCTGGGCAAAATCAGGATGCATCGTCTGACCTCTCTGATGACTTTCCCAATGTCGTTGCACGTGTTTTAAACATCGACCATTCTCCAACCACAATGGATTTTCACCCTATTCAACAGACTCTTCTGCTAG TTGGAGACAGTTTTGGAGGCATAGAGCTGTGGAATGTTAGTTCAAGAAACTGTATGATCTGGAAAGTAAAAGCTGCTTCATATGCATTTCTG GAAAGTATAACCGAAGATCTGCATATCTCAGTCAATCGAATCCTATGGAGTTCTGATGGCTGTTTCTTTG GGGTTGCATACTCCAAAAGCATTGTTCAACTATATTATTATCATAATAATAACAACCATGCTGAAAAATATCTGGAG TTTGAGGCCCATTCTGGCAGTGTAAATGATCTTGCATTTTCTAAGCCAGATAACCAACTATTTGTCATTACCTGTGGTGAGGACAAGTTGGTCAAG GTCTGGAGTACCGTAACTGGTGCTATCCAATATACTTTTGAAGGTCATGGAGCCCCTGTTTACTCTCTGTGCGCTCATCAGAAGGAAGATATTCAT TTTATATTTTCAACATCAACTAATGGTGAAATAAAAGCGTGGTTATTTGAAAACTCGGGACGACCAAGGGTTTCTTATGAGGCTCCTGGTCATTGTTGCATGAGAATGCTTTACAGTGCTGATGGTAAAAG GCTTTTTTCATGTGGGACTAATAAAGACGGAGACTCGCATATAGTGGAATGGGATGAAACTGAAGGTTACATAGCAAGGACCTACCTCGGACTTAGCAGATTTTCTTTAGGTGTTGTGCAATTTGACATCAGCAGCAATAAGTATGTGGCTGCTGGAGATTCCCATGTAATCAAAGTTTGGAATGTAAATGATCCTCAACTTTTGACAGCTGTCGATATTGGTGGAGACCTACCT GCAAGTCCATATATTCGATTCAGCAAGCAAGGCTCTCTATTGGCTGTCTTTGTGGACCATAGCAGGATCAAAATCTTGGCAAATTATTGTGGCTGCTTTTTGCTTCAAGCTTCATTGGATGCCTCTAGATATCTATCAGATTCTATCAGAAAG GAAAAGACAGTAGATAACCTGGCAAGTATGCAGCCTCACAAGATATTAGGGAATCAGAGTATCACTAAGGTCATCCAAGTTTCACAATGTCAATCTTTGAGGCTCCCTTCAGACGTGAGGAAATATAGG GTGTGGAGGTTGATGTATACTCATGCAGGAAATACGCTTTTGGCCTTAGTCGCAGATGGTATTCATCTACTCTGGAAATGGTCGAAGAGTGGTTCTAATTTGACTGGCCAG GCAACAACAAAATGCACTCCTCAACTATGGCAACCACGAAGTGGGGTGTTGTTGACCAACAGTCTGCCCAGAAGTGATGCAGGAGCAATTTCACCTTGCGTAGCATTAACCAAGAATGACTCTTATGCAATTTCGGCATCCGGAGGAGCGGTTTCTATATTCAATATTACCATGTTTAAG AAAATGAAAAGTATGATGCCTCCTATACCTGCAGCAACATGTATTACTTGTCACCCGTCTGATAACAATGTGATTGCTATAGGGATGGATGACTCGACAATCAATGTCTACAGTGTCCGATTGGATATG GTCACAAACATGCTTAAGGGACATTCTAAAAGGATTACCGGACTTTCCTTCTCTAACATACGGAATGTGCTTGTTTCTTCAGGAGCAGACTCTCAG ATAGTGGCGTGGGATTCAACAAATTGGGAGAGGAAGCGAAGTACAATGTTGCAGATCTCTCCTGACTGGTTACCAACAGAACTATCAGAGACCTTCATCCAATTTCACCGAGATGAGAAACACTTCCTTGTCGTACATGAGACTCAAATTGCAATCTATGAAACAACAAAATTAGAATGTGTAAAGCAg TGGATCATCAAAAACTTATGTGCGCGAATTTCGCACGCGACATTCTCGTGTGATAATCAGTGGATTTATGTCGTTATGAAAGATGGGGTCGTTTTGATACTCTCTGCTTCAGATCTCTCTCCCAAATATGAGATAGATCCTTCTACTTTCCTCCCTTCTGATTTCAG TTCTTATGTGTTCCCTTTGGTGGTTGCTGCTCATCCTAAAAATCCGAACCAGTTTGCTTTGGGTTTAAACGATGGTGGAGTAGTCGTTGTTGAACCTCCAGAATCTGATGGTAGATGGCTCACGCCACCTCAAGACGATGACAATAATGACTATACCAAGTAA
- the LOC132636158 gene encoding topless-related protein 1-like isoform X1, with protein sequence MSLSKDLIFLILQFCNEENLTKTAHMLGQETGLFFDIEHFEALVLSGNWDETENYISSFTGVNDNKYSLKMYFEIRKQKFLETLDRQDHRTALDILWKDLKVFAESNEELYREMAQLLTLDDFREYAPLALYGDIICARKRMMKELKVVIESSPQFQGRVKFPELDKARLRRLINQRYLNWQHIQCENPQPEPEIKTLFRDHKCPKPEDQSVKLSEQRPRPSKTIPVAKLAFPQMFSNSSIVTDDMGSATTSKAVQDSGNLYDVSSRGDMNKKVLSTTVAGQNQDASSDLSDDFPNVVARVLNIDHSPTTMDFHPIQQTLLLVGDSFGGIELWNVSSRNCMIWKVKAASYAFLESITEDLHISVNRILWSSDGCFFGVAYSKSIVQLYYYHNNNNHAEKYLEFEAHSGSVNDLAFSKPDNQLFVITCGEDKLVKVWSTVTGAIQYTFEGHGAPVYSLCAHQKEDIHFIFSTSTNGEIKAWLFENSGRPRVSYEAPGHCCMRMLYSADGKRLFSCGTNKDGDSHIVEWDETEGYIARTYLGLSRFSLGVVQFDISSNKYVAAGDSHVIKVWNVNDPQLLTAVDIGGDLPASPYIRFSKQGSLLAVFVDHSRIKILANYCGCFLLQASLDASRYLSDSIRKLASYSLGGPSNTSSTDRIVPQEKTVDNLASMQPHKILGNQSITKVIQVSQCQSLRLPSDVRKYRVWRLMYTHAGNTLLALVADGIHLLWKWSKSGSNLTGQATTKCTPQLWQPRSGVLLTNSLPRSDAGAISPCVALTKNDSYAISASGGAVSIFNITMFKKMKSMMPPIPAATCITCHPSDNNVIAIGMDDSTINVYSVRLDMVTNMLKGHSKRITGLSFSNIRNVLVSSGADSQIVAWDSTNWERKRSTMLQISPDWLPTELSETFIQFHRDEKHFLVVHETQIAIYETTKLECVKQWIIKNLCARISHATFSCDNQWIYVVMKDGVVLILSASDLSPKYEIDPSTFLPSDFSSYVFPLVVAAHPKNPNQFALGLNDGGVVVVEPPESDGRWLTPPQDDDNNDYTK encoded by the exons GCAAGATCATAGAACTGCTCTAGACATCCTATGGAAAGATCTTAAAGTGTTTGCCGAGTCAAATGAAGAGCTTTATAGAGAGATGGCTCAGCTTCTTACATTGGATGACTTCAG AGAATATGCTCCTCTTGCTCTTTATGGAGACATAATATGTGCTAGGAAACGCATGATGAAGGAACTTAAGGTTGTCATTGAATCAAGCCCCCAGTTTCAGGGGAGAGTCAAATTTCCAGAATTAGACAAAGCAAGATTGCGCCGTCTAATTAATCAAAGGTA CTTGAACTGGCAGCATATTCAGTGTGAAAATCCTCAGCCAGAACCAGAGATCAAAACACTCTTCAGAGATCATAAGTGTCCCAAACCTGAAGATCAATCGGTTAAGCTTTCTGAGCAAAGGCCAAGG CCTAGCAAAACCATACCGGTTGCAAAACTAGCTTTTCCACAAATGTTCTCTAATTCTTCCATTGTAACGGATGACATGGGTTCTG CTACGACTTCGAAGGCCGTTCAGGATTCTGGTAATTTATATGATGTAAGCTCTCGAGGGGATATGAATAAG AAGGTGTTATCCACAACTGTTGCTGGGCAAAATCAGGATGCATCGTCTGACCTCTCTGATGACTTTCCCAATGTCGTTGCACGTGTTTTAAACATCGACCATTCTCCAACCACAATGGATTTTCACCCTATTCAACAGACTCTTCTGCTAG TTGGAGACAGTTTTGGAGGCATAGAGCTGTGGAATGTTAGTTCAAGAAACTGTATGATCTGGAAAGTAAAAGCTGCTTCATATGCATTTCTG GAAAGTATAACCGAAGATCTGCATATCTCAGTCAATCGAATCCTATGGAGTTCTGATGGCTGTTTCTTTG GGGTTGCATACTCCAAAAGCATTGTTCAACTATATTATTATCATAATAATAACAACCATGCTGAAAAATATCTGGAG TTTGAGGCCCATTCTGGCAGTGTAAATGATCTTGCATTTTCTAAGCCAGATAACCAACTATTTGTCATTACCTGTGGTGAGGACAAGTTGGTCAAG GTCTGGAGTACCGTAACTGGTGCTATCCAATATACTTTTGAAGGTCATGGAGCCCCTGTTTACTCTCTGTGCGCTCATCAGAAGGAAGATATTCAT TTTATATTTTCAACATCAACTAATGGTGAAATAAAAGCGTGGTTATTTGAAAACTCGGGACGACCAAGGGTTTCTTATGAGGCTCCTGGTCATTGTTGCATGAGAATGCTTTACAGTGCTGATGGTAAAAG GCTTTTTTCATGTGGGACTAATAAAGACGGAGACTCGCATATAGTGGAATGGGATGAAACTGAAGGTTACATAGCAAGGACCTACCTCGGACTTAGCAGATTTTCTTTAGGTGTTGTGCAATTTGACATCAGCAGCAATAAGTATGTGGCTGCTGGAGATTCCCATGTAATCAAAGTTTGGAATGTAAATGATCCTCAACTTTTGACAGCTGTCGATATTGGTGGAGACCTACCT GCAAGTCCATATATTCGATTCAGCAAGCAAGGCTCTCTATTGGCTGTCTTTGTGGACCATAGCAGGATCAAAATCTTGGCAAATTATTGTGGCTGCTTTTTGCTTCAAGCTTCATTGGATGCCTCTAGATATCTATCAGATTCTATCAGAAAG CTTGCAAGCTATTCCCTTGGTGGTCCTTCTAATACTAGCTCAACTGATCGCATTGTCCCTCAA GAAAAGACAGTAGATAACCTGGCAAGTATGCAGCCTCACAAGATATTAGGGAATCAGAGTATCACTAAGGTCATCCAAGTTTCACAATGTCAATCTTTGAGGCTCCCTTCAGACGTGAGGAAATATAGG GTGTGGAGGTTGATGTATACTCATGCAGGAAATACGCTTTTGGCCTTAGTCGCAGATGGTATTCATCTACTCTGGAAATGGTCGAAGAGTGGTTCTAATTTGACTGGCCAG GCAACAACAAAATGCACTCCTCAACTATGGCAACCACGAAGTGGGGTGTTGTTGACCAACAGTCTGCCCAGAAGTGATGCAGGAGCAATTTCACCTTGCGTAGCATTAACCAAGAATGACTCTTATGCAATTTCGGCATCCGGAGGAGCGGTTTCTATATTCAATATTACCATGTTTAAG AAAATGAAAAGTATGATGCCTCCTATACCTGCAGCAACATGTATTACTTGTCACCCGTCTGATAACAATGTGATTGCTATAGGGATGGATGACTCGACAATCAATGTCTACAGTGTCCGATTGGATATG GTCACAAACATGCTTAAGGGACATTCTAAAAGGATTACCGGACTTTCCTTCTCTAACATACGGAATGTGCTTGTTTCTTCAGGAGCAGACTCTCAG ATAGTGGCGTGGGATTCAACAAATTGGGAGAGGAAGCGAAGTACAATGTTGCAGATCTCTCCTGACTGGTTACCAACAGAACTATCAGAGACCTTCATCCAATTTCACCGAGATGAGAAACACTTCCTTGTCGTACATGAGACTCAAATTGCAATCTATGAAACAACAAAATTAGAATGTGTAAAGCAg TGGATCATCAAAAACTTATGTGCGCGAATTTCGCACGCGACATTCTCGTGTGATAATCAGTGGATTTATGTCGTTATGAAAGATGGGGTCGTTTTGATACTCTCTGCTTCAGATCTCTCTCCCAAATATGAGATAGATCCTTCTACTTTCCTCCCTTCTGATTTCAG TTCTTATGTGTTCCCTTTGGTGGTTGCTGCTCATCCTAAAAATCCGAACCAGTTTGCTTTGGGTTTAAACGATGGTGGAGTAGTCGTTGTTGAACCTCCAGAATCTGATGGTAGATGGCTCACGCCACCTCAAGACGATGACAATAATGACTATACCAAGTAA
- the LOC132636158 gene encoding topless-related protein 1-like isoform X2, with product MSLSKDLIFLILQFCNEENLTKTAHMLGQETGLFFDIEHFEALVLSGNWDETENYISSFTGVNDNKYSLKMYFEIRKQKFLETLDRQDHRTALDILWKDLKVFAESNEELYREMAQLLTLDDFREYAPLALYGDIICARKRMMKELKVVIESSPQFQGRVKFPELDKARLRRLINQSLNWQHIQCENPQPEPEIKTLFRDHKCPKPEDQSVKLSEQRPRPSKTIPVAKLAFPQMFSNSSIVTDDMGSATTSKAVQDSGNLYDVSSRGDMNKKVLSTTVAGQNQDASSDLSDDFPNVVARVLNIDHSPTTMDFHPIQQTLLLVGDSFGGIELWNVSSRNCMIWKVKAASYAFLESITEDLHISVNRILWSSDGCFFGVAYSKSIVQLYYYHNNNNHAEKYLEFEAHSGSVNDLAFSKPDNQLFVITCGEDKLVKVWSTVTGAIQYTFEGHGAPVYSLCAHQKEDIHFIFSTSTNGEIKAWLFENSGRPRVSYEAPGHCCMRMLYSADGKRLFSCGTNKDGDSHIVEWDETEGYIARTYLGLSRFSLGVVQFDISSNKYVAAGDSHVIKVWNVNDPQLLTAVDIGGDLPASPYIRFSKQGSLLAVFVDHSRIKILANYCGCFLLQASLDASRYLSDSIRKLASYSLGGPSNTSSTDRIVPQEKTVDNLASMQPHKILGNQSITKVIQVSQCQSLRLPSDVRKYRVWRLMYTHAGNTLLALVADGIHLLWKWSKSGSNLTGQATTKCTPQLWQPRSGVLLTNSLPRSDAGAISPCVALTKNDSYAISASGGAVSIFNITMFKKMKSMMPPIPAATCITCHPSDNNVIAIGMDDSTINVYSVRLDMVTNMLKGHSKRITGLSFSNIRNVLVSSGADSQIVAWDSTNWERKRSTMLQISPDWLPTELSETFIQFHRDEKHFLVVHETQIAIYETTKLECVKQWIIKNLCARISHATFSCDNQWIYVVMKDGVVLILSASDLSPKYEIDPSTFLPSDFSSYVFPLVVAAHPKNPNQFALGLNDGGVVVVEPPESDGRWLTPPQDDDNNDYTK from the exons GCAAGATCATAGAACTGCTCTAGACATCCTATGGAAAGATCTTAAAGTGTTTGCCGAGTCAAATGAAGAGCTTTATAGAGAGATGGCTCAGCTTCTTACATTGGATGACTTCAG AGAATATGCTCCTCTTGCTCTTTATGGAGACATAATATGTGCTAGGAAACGCATGATGAAGGAACTTAAGGTTGTCATTGAATCAAGCCCCCAGTTTCAGGGGAGAGTCAAATTTCCAGAATTAGACAAAGCAAGATTGCGCCGTCTAATTAATCAAAG CTTGAACTGGCAGCATATTCAGTGTGAAAATCCTCAGCCAGAACCAGAGATCAAAACACTCTTCAGAGATCATAAGTGTCCCAAACCTGAAGATCAATCGGTTAAGCTTTCTGAGCAAAGGCCAAGG CCTAGCAAAACCATACCGGTTGCAAAACTAGCTTTTCCACAAATGTTCTCTAATTCTTCCATTGTAACGGATGACATGGGTTCTG CTACGACTTCGAAGGCCGTTCAGGATTCTGGTAATTTATATGATGTAAGCTCTCGAGGGGATATGAATAAG AAGGTGTTATCCACAACTGTTGCTGGGCAAAATCAGGATGCATCGTCTGACCTCTCTGATGACTTTCCCAATGTCGTTGCACGTGTTTTAAACATCGACCATTCTCCAACCACAATGGATTTTCACCCTATTCAACAGACTCTTCTGCTAG TTGGAGACAGTTTTGGAGGCATAGAGCTGTGGAATGTTAGTTCAAGAAACTGTATGATCTGGAAAGTAAAAGCTGCTTCATATGCATTTCTG GAAAGTATAACCGAAGATCTGCATATCTCAGTCAATCGAATCCTATGGAGTTCTGATGGCTGTTTCTTTG GGGTTGCATACTCCAAAAGCATTGTTCAACTATATTATTATCATAATAATAACAACCATGCTGAAAAATATCTGGAG TTTGAGGCCCATTCTGGCAGTGTAAATGATCTTGCATTTTCTAAGCCAGATAACCAACTATTTGTCATTACCTGTGGTGAGGACAAGTTGGTCAAG GTCTGGAGTACCGTAACTGGTGCTATCCAATATACTTTTGAAGGTCATGGAGCCCCTGTTTACTCTCTGTGCGCTCATCAGAAGGAAGATATTCAT TTTATATTTTCAACATCAACTAATGGTGAAATAAAAGCGTGGTTATTTGAAAACTCGGGACGACCAAGGGTTTCTTATGAGGCTCCTGGTCATTGTTGCATGAGAATGCTTTACAGTGCTGATGGTAAAAG GCTTTTTTCATGTGGGACTAATAAAGACGGAGACTCGCATATAGTGGAATGGGATGAAACTGAAGGTTACATAGCAAGGACCTACCTCGGACTTAGCAGATTTTCTTTAGGTGTTGTGCAATTTGACATCAGCAGCAATAAGTATGTGGCTGCTGGAGATTCCCATGTAATCAAAGTTTGGAATGTAAATGATCCTCAACTTTTGACAGCTGTCGATATTGGTGGAGACCTACCT GCAAGTCCATATATTCGATTCAGCAAGCAAGGCTCTCTATTGGCTGTCTTTGTGGACCATAGCAGGATCAAAATCTTGGCAAATTATTGTGGCTGCTTTTTGCTTCAAGCTTCATTGGATGCCTCTAGATATCTATCAGATTCTATCAGAAAG CTTGCAAGCTATTCCCTTGGTGGTCCTTCTAATACTAGCTCAACTGATCGCATTGTCCCTCAA GAAAAGACAGTAGATAACCTGGCAAGTATGCAGCCTCACAAGATATTAGGGAATCAGAGTATCACTAAGGTCATCCAAGTTTCACAATGTCAATCTTTGAGGCTCCCTTCAGACGTGAGGAAATATAGG GTGTGGAGGTTGATGTATACTCATGCAGGAAATACGCTTTTGGCCTTAGTCGCAGATGGTATTCATCTACTCTGGAAATGGTCGAAGAGTGGTTCTAATTTGACTGGCCAG GCAACAACAAAATGCACTCCTCAACTATGGCAACCACGAAGTGGGGTGTTGTTGACCAACAGTCTGCCCAGAAGTGATGCAGGAGCAATTTCACCTTGCGTAGCATTAACCAAGAATGACTCTTATGCAATTTCGGCATCCGGAGGAGCGGTTTCTATATTCAATATTACCATGTTTAAG AAAATGAAAAGTATGATGCCTCCTATACCTGCAGCAACATGTATTACTTGTCACCCGTCTGATAACAATGTGATTGCTATAGGGATGGATGACTCGACAATCAATGTCTACAGTGTCCGATTGGATATG GTCACAAACATGCTTAAGGGACATTCTAAAAGGATTACCGGACTTTCCTTCTCTAACATACGGAATGTGCTTGTTTCTTCAGGAGCAGACTCTCAG ATAGTGGCGTGGGATTCAACAAATTGGGAGAGGAAGCGAAGTACAATGTTGCAGATCTCTCCTGACTGGTTACCAACAGAACTATCAGAGACCTTCATCCAATTTCACCGAGATGAGAAACACTTCCTTGTCGTACATGAGACTCAAATTGCAATCTATGAAACAACAAAATTAGAATGTGTAAAGCAg TGGATCATCAAAAACTTATGTGCGCGAATTTCGCACGCGACATTCTCGTGTGATAATCAGTGGATTTATGTCGTTATGAAAGATGGGGTCGTTTTGATACTCTCTGCTTCAGATCTCTCTCCCAAATATGAGATAGATCCTTCTACTTTCCTCCCTTCTGATTTCAG TTCTTATGTGTTCCCTTTGGTGGTTGCTGCTCATCCTAAAAATCCGAACCAGTTTGCTTTGGGTTTAAACGATGGTGGAGTAGTCGTTGTTGAACCTCCAGAATCTGATGGTAGATGGCTCACGCCACCTCAAGACGATGACAATAATGACTATACCAAGTAA